The Erythrolamprus reginae isolate rEryReg1 chromosome 5, rEryReg1.hap1, whole genome shotgun sequence genome window below encodes:
- the PWWP2B gene encoding PWWP domain-containing protein 2B: MEEAEAKELQVGSWLPVLVEQMVNDTLVVTLSCGERRFTGILLDCTKKSGLFCVPPASLPKTEDPLNKSCTNGKTEDRPSIDLEADQWCSERKPIKAKGEEQVPPLLPPPPTGSVPPYPPYFEGAPFPPPLWLRHTYNQWVPQPPPKTIKRTKRRLSRNKDPGRLIMSTIRLRPRQVLCEKCKNTLNPEEGIKAHQNAKNQSKLSIQDKEQKRLSESEYIEKRSKRERREDEKFPGEQLQRTPVIKISYSTPQGKGEVVKIPSRIHGSGKPFCPQRFLQNGRDDQDEAQDSEQDQESKCFMDKQSGGHHASIPKLKLTRPVHSSADVPPPKIRLKPHRLSEGDNVSIYKAELIDEMNVLPNRGESVTAAAAAFYSESAERSLAEMSSGSSCEDDDFKRFPQGKDGHDNLAFLMNYRKRKADSSSLSVCSNDSLDESKSSSSEVALPEICDFLPGDDASVSSSSKEDRKIVPPLTVRLHTQSVSKCVTEDGRTVSVGDVVWGKIHGFPWWPARVLDINLGQKENGDPSWQEAKVSWFGSPTTSFLSLSKLSPFSEYFKLRFNRKKKGMYRKAITEAAKAVEHLTPEIRDLLTQFET, translated from the coding sequence GTCTGGACTATTTTGTGTTCCTCCAGCTTCCTTACCAAAGACAGAGGATCCTCTTAACAAAAGTTGCACTAATGGGAAAACTGAAGACAGACCATCCATAGACTTGGAGGCTGACCAGTGGTGTTCAGAAAGGAAACCTATCAAGGCCAAAGGAGAGGAGCAAGTCCCGCCTCTCTTGCCTCCGCCACCAACGGGCAGTGTTCCTCCTTACCCTCCCTATTTTGAAGGAGCCCCCTTCCCCCCTCCATTATGGTTACGGCACACATATAATCAGTGGGTACCTCAGCCACCTCCGAAAACTATAAAAAGGACAAAGAGGCGCTTGTCCCGGAACAAAGACCCTGGGAGGCTCATCATGAGCACAATTAGGCTGAGACCGAGACAAGTGCTTTGTGAGAAATGCAAGAACACACTGAATCCAGAGGAGGGTATCAAAGCCCACCAAAATGCAAAAAACCAGAGTAAGCTGAGCATCCAAGATAAGGAACAGAAAAGACTCAGCGAATCTGAATACAtagaaaaaagaagcaaaagagaAAGGCGAGAGGATGAAAAGTTTCCCGGGGAACAGCTACAAAGGACTCCAGTTATAAAAATATCTTACAGCACCCCTCAGGGAAAAGGTGAAGTTGTGAAAATCCCCTCACGCATTCATGGTTCCGGGAAGCCATTTTGCCCTCAGCGATTTCTCCAGAATGGTAGGGACGACCAAGATGAGGCCCAAGACTCAGAACAAGATCAGGAAAGCAAATGTTTTATGGACAAGCAATCCGGTGGGCACCATGCGTCCATTCCAAAGCTAAAGTTAACTAGGCCTGTGCATTCCAGTGCAGATGTGCCCCCACCCAAAATCCGCCTGAAACCCCACCGGCTTAGTGAGGGGGATAATGTTTCCATTTACAAAGCCGAACTTATCGATGAGATGAATGTTCTTCCCAACAGGGGAGAGTCTGTCACCGCTGCGGCAGCTGCTTTTTACAGCGAGTCTGCTGAACGGAGCCTAGCTGAGATGTCTTCAGGGAGTTCCTGTGAAGATGATGACTTCAAAAGGTTTCCTCAAGGCAAAGATGGACATGATAACTTGGCATTTCTCATGAATTACCGCAAACGGAAAGCAGACTCTTCCAGCTTGTCGGTGTGCAGCAACGACAGCCTCGATGAATCTAAATCTTCCAGCTCAGAAGTGGCATTGCCAGAAATTTGTGACTTTTTACCTGGGGATGACGCCTCTGTCTCCTCATCTTCTAAAGAGGACCGTAAAATTGTGCCCCCACTGACTGTTAGACTACACACCCAAAGTGTCTCCAAATGTGTGACTGAAGACGGAAGGACTGTTTCAGTCGGAGACGTCGTCTGGGGCAAAATCCATGGCTTTCCTTGGTGGCCCGCCCGTGTTCTTGACATAAATCTTGGCCAGAAGGAAAATGGAGACCCTTCCTGGCAAGAAGCAAAAGTTTCATGGTTTGGTTCTCCAACAACCTCTTTCTTGTCACTATCAAAACTATCCCCCTTTTCTGAATATTTCAAATTGCGATTTAACCGTAAGAAGAAAGGGATGTATCGGAAAGCTATTACGGAAGCTGCGAAGGCCGTGGAACATTTGACTCCAGAAATAAGAGACCTCTTAACACAATTTGAAACATAA